One Alnus glutinosa chromosome 3, dhAlnGlut1.1, whole genome shotgun sequence genomic region harbors:
- the LOC133864829 gene encoding nuclear pore complex protein NUP35, with the protein MSTTVQRTPRSGRNSLFFQDLASPVSARRGKFSTPGQAAAVSALWRENFSGSDLPPPPVFTLEDRSDFSPESGIPDYPLSPEVKSDPRTPIQSSGRDFSASGKGKSEASTSYAIMGAQQNQQGSSGLSWWSPTTPAKSGSEQDEKGKNSPVEGVVQPVALITLPPPREVARPEIQRNCLPAGNLNEEEWVTVYGFSPADTNLVLREFEKCGVILKHVPGPRDANWMHILYQNRFDAQKALNKNGTQINGVLIIGVKPLDPMQRQALNERVNIQGFMPLPPPSAKFSELNTLRSPSRPYYLQNGNTNARQSAGAIASPTKSLASKIMDLMFGV; encoded by the exons atgAGCACAACAGTACAGAGAACTCCCAGATCTGGGAGAAATTCATTGTTTTTCCAAGATTTGGCATCTCCTGTTTCTGCGCGGAGAGGAAAGTTTTCAACTCCAGGCCAGGCAGCTGCGGTATCTGCTCTATGGCGTGAGAATTTTTCAGGCTCAgatcttcctcctcctcctgttTTCACATTGGAAGACCGCTCAGATTTTTCCCCTGAATCTGGAATTCCAGATTACCCATTATCTCCAGAAGTCAAATCGGACCCCAGAACTCCAATCCAGAGTTCTGGTCGAGACTTCTCGGCTTCAGGGAAAGGCAAATCAGAGGCAAGCACTTCTTATGCCATAATGGGTGCACAGCAAAACCAACAGGGTTCATCAGGTTTGAGTTGGTGGTCGCCTACAACACCTGCAAAGAGTGGCAGTGAGCAAGAtgagaaaggaaagaattcacCTGTTGAAGGTGTGGTCCAGCCTGTTGCGTTGATCACCCTTCCGCCCCCAAGGGAAGTTGCAAGACCAGAGATACAGAGGAATTGCTTGCCTGCAGGGAACCTCAATGAGGAAGAATGGGTTACTGTTTATGG GTTTTCCCCCGCTGATACAAATTTAGTATTGAGGGAGTTTGAAAAGTGTGGTGTGATTTTGAAACATGTTCCTGGTCCAAGAGATGCTAACTGGATGCACATTCTATATCAG AATCGCTTTGATGCCCAGAAGGCCCTTAACAAAAATGGCACGCAAATTAATGGGGTACTAATTATAGGTGTGAAGCCATTGGATCCAATGCAACGCCAGGCTTTGAATGAAAGGGTTAACATTCAGGGATTCATGCCTTTACCCCCTCCGTCCGCAAAATTCTCAGAGCTGAATACATTGAGATCCCCTTCTCGCCCTTACTATCTTCAAAATGGCAATACTAATGCGCGGCAGTCAGCAGGTGCCATTGCTTCCCCTACAAAATCTTTGGCGTCCAAAATCATGGATTTGATGTTTGGAGTTTAG